aCTGCTCTCTTCAAGGTCAGGAGCCATATCATTTGATAGGATGGGACGGAACAGATCACACCAAGTGACTCACAGCCCGGGCTGTTGGAATGTGGGACTTGGAATCCTGGCTTATTCGCCATATGATCCTGGGAAGTGATTAAGCCTCTCCAAGGCTTAgcccctcatctgtaaatgaggaCAATAAGCGTGCACCTCTCCTAGGGAACACGGAATAAAATGAACGTGTTTGGCATAGTGCTGATATCCTATGAATATTAGCTGTTATCATCAGATTCCAAgtacttagcatagtgccttccTTGTACACAGTAGGCATCATTgtcctttaaataataataataatgaataataatagtCAATGACTATTTACTGACACAGTAACtaattatttgaaaagaatgaaagagcCATGATTCAAAGCCAGGATTCCAAGTCTATTTTTTCAAGTTATAGTTCGACTGTTTCCATATTTCATCTGCTGGGCAGCACATTCCAGAATTCCAGATGAGGGCAGGTAGGGCTGAGCCATGAATCCGCACAGTCCTCACGCAAACCCAGGCCAGCGGGCGCTGTTTCCAAATCAGTGCTGCTGCTTCCCGGTGACTGTGGATGGCGCTGGTCCGTGCCTCGCCGTCTGCTGCCCCCTTGTGGCCATGTCGTGTCAGGAGAGACAAACGTTCCCCTGGAATTGCCTCATTTTGCTCTTTAAGTTTGGCTCCCTCCTTTGGAATTATATCCAAGAGATAtaacttttagttttgtttattaaTGCATTTTAATAAAGATGTGAAGTTTTAATAGAGCTGAAAATTATTGGCATAATTGCTAAGATGGCCCTGTGGGTAGAAGGGTTAAGATTTCTCTAAGCAACAGGGCTGAAATTATCTTTAAATGTTGAAGCTCTTGGCGTCAATGTGAGAAAAAGGGGCTCTTGTGCACAgttgttggtgggactgtaaattggtacagccaagatagaaaacagtatggaggttcctcaaaaaaataaaaatagaatggcCATGTGATCCTGAAattctaccttttttctttttattgtagcTGTATGAGaggatggatgttaactaaatcctattgtggtaataatttcacagtatatgtaagtcaaaccatCATAACTGAAACTTCTActgtgatgtatgtcaattatttctcaataaaactagaaaaaaaacttttaattaaagttcttAGGTAAAGAGAAAAAAGTGTTCAGGGAATATTAAGTGCTGATCGCAGGGTAATTCACTGTCACCAAATCTCTTAAATTGGTCCAATGTTTCAAATTGCTTtatgaggaaaagaaagattgACAACTTAAATAATTGAGGTATGATCCTAAGGGTAAGGGATGTCGTGTAGTTAGGTGCTAGAGAACGGAATTTGAGTCTTCATTATTTAGCAAATATTATCTCTTGACTGACAATCCCCAGCCTGGTATTTTCAACCCTCCTTATTctactttattattttctgtaggattttcactataaaacatattgtatataatttacttattttgtttattgtctggCTTTTCCAACAAGGATGAGGGCAGGCATCTTTCTCTGTGTTGTTCAGTGATGTAGCCCAAatctctagaaggaaggaaactaCTTAAtcactttgtgcctcagtttccgcatctgtacaatggggtcaaaaatagaacctaCCTCATAAGGATTagattatataatttaatatatttaaagggCTCAAAATAGTTCCTGGAGCATACCAAAGAGCTACATAAATGCttgttaccatcatcatcatcaatctTATTAGTTCAGATAGCAAAAGCAGGGTGTGCAGAGACACAGAGGTAGAAAGCGGTATGATGTGATGGGGAACTAAATGTCAGTAGTGATGATGCCCCTGAGGAGTAGGGACCATATCATAATCTGAAATCATGTTATATATTGCATTTCTCAATTGTTTATAATCTATTTCTGCCTACTACAATGCAAACTCCGGGAAGACCCCCATGAGGCATTTATGTGGCAAATCACTGTATCCCAAGCATTTAGGAGAGTCCCTGGCAACCTagtcagtgctcaataaatattaattgaatgaatgatgGGTTAAGGATTTTGAACTCTGCCCTGAACACAATGGTGAGTCAGTGAAGCAGTTAAAACACTAAATAAGAGGCTGGGAAGCAGGTCATCAGTTTCTTGCAATAAGCTTGGTCAGTCCCTTGCAGATGAAAGCAGGAGACTTGGGATGAGGATGAGGAGAGGCATTCAGGTGATGGTGCCAATTCATGGagatggaggaaaaggaggaggagcagaTTAGGGAGAGATGAGGGTCTCTGTTCGGGACATGCTCTAGATTTGTGGGTCTGAAGCTCAGCAGAGGCTGGAGCCAGAGAGAGAGGCTTGGGCGTTACTGGGGTGTAAGGGGCAACAGAAGCCCAGAGTCTGGATGGCGTGATGCTGGTGACCTTCATGTGCACACATGTTGCTCACTGTTCATGACCCTTTTGGGAGTTTGTCCCTCCAGCAAGACTGGATATTCTCTGGGGACAGGGCTAAGTCCCACTGCAGCCTTCAGGACACAGTAGGCACCTCAGTGCTAGGAAAATGGCCAAGGACAGAACTGGAGCAGAAaggaaccttaaaaaccacttcACATGAGAGAATGGGGCCCAACATCTTTCATCCACCCGCCTGAGGTCACCCAGCAAAACAGCCGCAGCTCAAGGCGGCCAGCCTGGTGCCCCTTCAAGGAGGCCACGCTGCCTCGGGGCGGTGCGTTGAGAGCGCCCAGGTGAGCGAGGGAGCTGGGGCAGTGGGCCCACCTGGCTGCTTGGAGCCTCAGTTCCATCAGCAGCGGGGTTGTTAGGGGTCGCCTGGGACTGTGTCACTGGTGAAGCAaccagcacagtgccaggcacccAGTCGGCATACAGTTACTGTTCATTTACTGTTCACGTCCCTCAGGAAGACAGGGAGTTTGCGATAACGTGGTCCGGATGGAGCGGGATGCTGTGACCTGAAAGGCGGCCGGCTGAGCGGCAAGACCTGGTCTTGGAGGGAAGAAACCAGTCCTCATCAGTCAGGGAAGTAAGTCGCTCTCCTCTGGAGGGGTTGACAGCGCTATCAGCGCAGGGCATCCCTGCCTGCGCGCGTCCCCTCCCTCCTCCGCCGCCGTCCCCTCCCCCCTCCGCCGCCGTCCCCTCCCCCCTCCGCCGCCGTCCCCGTTCTCAGCTCCGCCCCGCCGGCTCAGTGACGTCCCCAGGAGGAAGCGCTTCCCGGCTGGCAGTAGTGTTTGAAGACTGCGGGCTCCCAGAGCTAGAAGTGCGTTTAGAAGGTGAGATGGGCAGAGGGAGCAGAGTTGGAAAAGTCTGAGACATTGTTTTAGTTGCAGGATTCCTGGGGCTTTGGGGACCGGAGACGACAGTGGGCGTGGAACTCGGGAACCGAAGGAGCCACACAGCCAGCCGGCCAGCCGCAGGGCGCCTTGAGAACCCCAGACGTTGTAACAATCCACACCTTATTTATTCAAATCGTGGGTGTATCGGGCACCTCTGGGCACACGGAGAAAGTGAAACCGAAAGCAGGACGGGTCCCTCGCAGCGCTTTTGCGGGGCTGTCTTTGTCCTCTCCTGCTACTGTGCTCCGcgcctccttgaccttccttccttccttcttccttctctgcccctGTTTGCTCCAGCCCCACCCTTCACCTGCTGTGACGGGAACCGTCCACACCCACATATGGGCCAAAGATGTCACTGATGAGGATTGTGCTTACGCTGCGAGTCTGATTAGACCTCTGAGGTGGGGGCTTTGAGACTGTCAGAGGGGTCCGACTGCTGAAAAACGGTTGCTTTCTGAATTTTGTAGCGTATGCAGTTATATAAATATTCAGGCTACAGTTTGGTGCTACCTGCTGTTTGAGCTCAGATCTGGTTGAGGGCAGCTGGACTAAATTGACACCCTAGGTTCCTTATTCGTGTATTACGTGTATGCACATAAGTGGGGAGAATGGGGTTCGTTAAACACTTTTTTTCATGAAGTGGCATAATTAGCTGtatcatttattgaatgcctactatctCCGCCCTCCCTACTTTGGTGCACTTTATGTGGGGCGCTGTATTTATGCTTGCCCCCATTTGAGGGAACAGGAAATCCAGACAataatccaaggtcacacaattagGAAGTTAAGTCTAAAGTCACAAGACCAGGGGCTCTACCTTCCATCTGGCTGAGGCCGGAGTCTGAGCTCGCTCTGCGGCTCCGCACTACTTTGAATTTGCACCTGCGCAAAGAGCCGGGGATACACCCACCAAGAGTGGTTGCACTTCAACCAGAAATGCAAAttgacacttttttttccctctcattaTAGGAGGGTTCTGGTTTTTTAAAGAGGCCGCCTGTTTCTAGTAGGAGTATGTTCATGTGGCATTggaataaattttttattaatatagGTTGAGAATCCGAAAAAACAATCATAGCCTTTGAGCAGTCATTCAATTCTTTGAAATCTATCGTAAGAAATCTATATAAGATCTAACGTAAGAAAACAAGCTAAAATAAGCTAAATTTGCTGCAACATTATTTAGAATTGTGAAAAAGTTCTAATTTAAAAACTCTTGtttcaaagttattttaaaaagctgttcaGTAATAGGGAACAGAAATAACTCTCTGATGGCAACTTGCACAGCCattaaagtgttttaaaacaCTTTGTAATGATGTAGGATATCATGTAAAGTAAGGCACTAAATGAAAGGAAGCATATTACAAAGTTCATTACGTAGTGTGAgtccaactgttttttttttaatctatagaattatgttaaaatattaacaatgccTGTTTCTGGGTAGTGGGAGAATAGAGtaataattttcttgtttataatttatacatatttataatattctatAGTAAAAAGTTCTATAATAAGTAGATGAATTTTGAAAAAGTTGCTAGTAAAATTAATTTCTCttgtcttaaatattttctcactATTATAAAATTACAAAGTACCTCTCTCATCTCCAGGTGGAAAGTCAGAAGATTCCAAAAGTGTTGTCCTTCCTCGACTGGTGGTCTGTAGCCAGATAATTGCTATTCACCCTGAGAGCAGTCTCTAAGGGCTCCATGTCTCTTTGATCAAGCCCTAAGGACATACgttttcattttctcaaagaaaaagcaaaaaattgtAGCCAATGGTATTTACCATTATGGAGACCAAGAACTGTAACAACCCTCAGCAAAGACCCATACCCTCTGGGAGGGCTTCAGAGGAAGACAATCATTTGTTGATTAAAGCTGTTCAAAAGGAAGACATTGAGCTGGTCCAGCAGTTGCTGGAAAGAGGGGCTGATGTCAATttccaggaagagaaagggagCTGGTCTCCTCTGCATAATGCAGTGCAAATGCACAGCGAGGACATTGTGGATCTTCTGCTCAGTCACAATGCTGACCCTTGTTTGAGGAAGAGGAATGGGGCCACTCCCTTTATCATCGCTGGGATCGTGGGAAATGTGAAGCTGCTCGAACTTTTCCTTTCTAAGGGGGCAGACATCAACGAGTGTGACGTTAACGGCTTCACGGCTTTCATGGAAGCCGCTGTGTACGGTAAGGTCGAAGCCTTAAGATTCCTGTATGAGAATGGAGCAGAGGTGAATTTGCATCGAAAGACAAAGGAGGATCATCGGAGGATTCGGAAAGGAGGGGCCACTGCTCTGATGGATGCTGCTGAGAAAGGGCACGTAGAAGTCGTGGACATCCTCCTCCATGAGATGGGGGCAGAGGCCGATGCCCGCGACAACATGGGCAGAAATGCTTTGATCTATGCCTTTCGGAGCCCTGACAATGGGAATGTGAGGGCCATCACTCGTCTTCTGCTGGACCGTGGGGCTGATGTCAAtgtgaggggagaaggaaggaagacgcCCCTGATCCTGGCAGTGGAAAGGAAGAACCTGGATTTGGTGCAGATGTTTCTGGAACAAGGACACATAGAGATGAATGACACAGACGACAAGGGCAGGACGGCATTGCGGGTGGCTGTCGAGCACAGTCTGAAGGAAATCGTCCAGTTGCTATGCGAACGAGGAGCCAGCACAAATTGTGGGGACCTGGTTGCCATAGCAAAGGCTAATTATGACACTAGCCTCGCAAAGCTTCTTCAACTTCATGGAGCCACCGAAGATGCTCACCCTCCCGCTGAAGACTGGGAGCCTCAGAGCTCACGCTGGGGAAAGGCCCTGAAACAGCTCCGCGGGATGCGCCGTCCTATGATCGGCAAACTCAAGATCTTTATTGATGACGAGTATAAACTTGCTGACACTGCTGAAGGGGGCGTCTACCTGGGGTTCTATGAAGACCAAGAGGTAGCCGTGAAGCGATTCTATGAAGGCAGCGCACGTGGACAAAATGAAGTCTCCTGTTTGCAGAGCAGCCGAGCCAACAGTGACGTGGTGACATTCTACGGCAGTGAGAGCCACGGGGGCTGTCTGTATGTGTGCCTTGCCCTCTGTGAGCAGACTCTGGAGAAGCACTTGGACAACCATGGAGGGGAGGCTGTGGGAGACAAAGAAGATGAGTTTTCTCGAAACATCCTCTCATCTATGTTTAAGGCTGTTCAAGAACTACACTGGGCTGGATACACTCACCAGGATTTGCAGCCACAAAATATCTTAATGGGTGAGTTCCCAGTCTTCTCTTAGAAACTGTGGGCTCTTTCTTTACAAAACGAAGGGATTTTCactgcagaaaaataaagaactagAGTCACGGTGCATTATTTAGTGTGAGGATTAATGTAACAACTCCATAGTTAGGGCACCACCAGTTATAACTCTTACCCCACGTGGAGGTGGCGGATGCCAGCAGAGCACCAGGCTAACTTTGTGTCACCTTTGGCAAATGCAAATATGAAGGCAGGTCTTGGATGGAGCCAACTCCAGAAGTTTGCATTCTTAGATAGTCTGCAAGTCAGAGAATCCGGGAAACGTGTTCCTTTAGGCAAGATGGCAGTTACCGTGGAACTTAACGGCAAAACCGAGGTCAAAATTGGGATCCAGGACAAATTGTGACTCAGTGAAACAGACTGCAAGCAGGCCGAATAAGTCAGCGTCCGCTGGTGCAATCCCAGAACAAAATAAACTAATCCAATGTCAAAGGTAACAAGCAGAGCTCAGTGTACGATCCTGGAGGGGGCCGGGTTGGGGGCAAGGTGGCACAGTGTAAAGAGCCTTGGCTTTAGCCACATTCAGGTTGTCTTGCAGCCTAGTCCCACCACTTTGTAGCTTTGCAACCTTGACCAAGTTGCTTAAATCTGTGagcctttgttttctcatctgagacTGATACTACCTCCTTCATAAGGTTGTTATGAGGTCTAAGTGCAGTGTGTCAAAGGGACCAGTCACCTGTGCGTTGTAGGTGCCCAGCAAAGGCCAGGTGCTTGACTAGGGGGGCAAGCAGAGCCTAACCTACAGATATGCCCTGAGATTTAAGCTTCATGTCAGGCACCAGGGCGACAAGAGGGTGTAGGCATTGAGAGGCAGGGAACAGTATTTAAGGTCCTGGAAGAGAGAAATCAGCTCTGCATAAGAATACAGCTGAGAGCTGGTTTTTAGTGTGAAGACAGTGCTCGTGGCACGTCTTCCTGATTTTAAGCAACTTTGCTGGGGAGACGGACGAGGGCCAGGAATATGTCCAGCTCTGCCAGGTGAGGAAGCATCTTCAAGAGTCAGGCAAACGTAACTGCCCATCTTGATGCCAAAGGGTCATATATCATGCTCCAAAGCAGAACAGCTTGTGATCCCTTGGTCTTTGAAATTTCTGGCACCACTTCTTCCATTCATAAGCTGGAACAATAAAGACTTGATTCTATTTTGGCCTCCAGGTGGTGGACCTAGCCCATACTGTAGACTCTTCCTTGTATTGAATCCCTAAAATAACAGGACAGGAGTTTTGAGATTTCATAGCTGAgatcaacataaaaaaaatccttacagGATGAAATCTTGAAGAATCATGGAGAGACCAAACGTAGGCAGGAGGGGACTGAAGACTAGCACAGGAGCCCAGGACAAATGTGAGGAAGCCACAGCAAGGCTTTCCTCATCATGAAAGTG
The sequence above is a segment of the Vicugna pacos chromosome 21, VicPac4, whole genome shotgun sequence genome. Coding sequences within it:
- the RNASEL gene encoding 2-5A-dependent ribonuclease, which gives rise to MVFTIMETKNCNNPQQRPIPSGRASEEDNHLLIKAVQKEDIELVQQLLERGADVNFQEEKGSWSPLHNAVQMHSEDIVDLLLSHNADPCLRKRNGATPFIIAGIVGNVKLLELFLSKGADINECDVNGFTAFMEAAVYGKVEALRFLYENGAEVNLHRKTKEDHRRIRKGGATALMDAAEKGHVEVVDILLHEMGAEADARDNMGRNALIYAFRSPDNGNVRAITRLLLDRGADVNVRGEGRKTPLILAVERKNLDLVQMFLEQGHIEMNDTDDKGRTALRVAVEHSLKEIVQLLCERGASTNCGDLVAIAKANYDTSLAKLLQLHGATEDAHPPAEDWEPQSSRWGKALKQLRGMRRPMIGKLKIFIDDEYKLADTAEGGVYLGFYEDQEVAVKRFYEGSARGQNEVSCLQSSRANSDVVTFYGSESHGGCLYVCLALCEQTLEKHLDNHGGEAVGDKEDEFSRNILSSMFKAVQELHWAGYTHQDLQPQNILMDAKNGACLADFDKSVKWAGDPQAIKRDLEALGLLVLYVVNKGSIPFGRLKDQGNQDTEELIQFSPDEETRDLIRCLFCPGDSVKDHLSGLLGHPFFWSWESRYRTLRDVGNESDIKTRNPNGEILQLLQPGASETSTSFAQWTTKINKSVMKKMDAFYKKGNNPYQDTVGDLLKFIRNLGEHINEKKNKQMKSTIGEPSQYFQEKFPDLVMYVYTKLRNTDYSKHFPKTHHPNKPGCDGGGGDQQAGQP